In Solanum stenotomum isolate F172 chromosome 6, ASM1918654v1, whole genome shotgun sequence, one DNA window encodes the following:
- the LOC125868723 gene encoding F-box/FBD/LRR-repeat protein At1g13570-like, producing MVNMNNRGTEVIVDENEIDRISDLPMDILDEIFKDMSFQELVKTCVLSKKWVQFWTMHPILILDWEFFEEKSGTIGLIENGFSNMIGNILLHHVGSLVKFFLDLSTIDCNDRDLDHWLLCVTSKRVKELTLKNHKRKRYTLPFCVFDCPTLTYLDVTNFIVKPPSPKALFPNLLELTLKFIKFCPDKANYVLNTPLLYSLTFIACNGVHFLTISAPRIQFLTVHDSHDIHASFFDNLSNARELFMVLDVCEESKSYEQERFITWSRLLYLCSNLTRLVLSNSCIQVVNNLSEENIDEVTHYLEDPNCVDKQFEKLEFVELREFEGTQFELLFLKLIFAYSPSLSRMIVEPSDELDVAEVLNLYEELRMSLKASPRAKVIITPHGQDV from the exons ATGGTGAACATGAATAATCGTGGTACAGAAGTGATCGTTGATGAAAATGAGATAGACAGAATCTCTGATTTGCCCATGGATATCCTCGATGAAATATTCAAGGATATGTCATTTCAAGAATTGGTAAAAACATGTGTTTTGTCCAAGAAGTGGGTACAATTTTGGACTATGCATCCAATACTAATTCTAGATTGGGAGTTCTTTGAAGAGAAAAGTGGTACTATAGGATtgattgaaaatggttttaGTAATATGATTGGCAACATTCTCTTGCATCATGTTGGATCCCTAGTCAAATTTTTCCTTGATTTGTCAACTATTGATTGTAATGATAGGGACCTTGACCATTGGTTGTTATGTGTAACAAGTAAACGCGTCAAAGAACTTACCCTAAAAAATCACAAACGCAAACGCTATACATTGCctttttgtgtatttgattgTCCAACTCTCACATATCTAGATGTCACAAATTTCATAGTTAAACCACCTTCTCCCAAAGCATTATTCCCAAATCTACTTGAATTGACCTTGAAGTTCATCAAATTTTGCCCAGACAAAGCAAATTATGTCTTGAATACCCCATTACTTTACTCTTTAACGTTCATTGCTTGCAATGGCGTTCATTTCCTCACCATATCTGCTCCTAGGATCCAGTTCTTGACCGTTCATGATAGTCATGACATTCACGCAAGTTTTTTTGATAACTTGTCAAATGCTAGGGAGTTGTTCATGGTATTAGATGTCTGTGAAGAATCTAAAAGTTATGAGCAAGAGAGGTTCATTACATGGTCGCGTCTTCTTTATTTGTGCTCTAACCTAACAAGGCTTGTTTTGAGTAATTCTTGCATTCAG GTTGTCAATAACTTGAGTGAAGAAAACATAGATGAAGTTACACATTATTTGGAAGATCCAAATTGTGTTGACAAACAATTTGAGAAGCTTGAATTTGTAGAGCTAAGAGAGTTTGAGGGGACACAATTTGAACTCCTTTTCTTAAAGCTCATATTTGCATATTCCCCTTCACTTTCAAGGATGATTGTTGAACCTTCTGATGAACTTGATGTAGCTGAGGTATTGAATTTGTACGAAGAATTGAGGATGTCCTTAAAAGCATCACCAAGAGCAAAAGTCATCATAACACCTCATGGTCAAGATGTGTAA